CTCCTGAATCATATCCTTCCGATCGCAAAAATCCATATCCATTTTCGTGTAAATCTAAGATTCCTTCCACTTTCAATGGATCCTTCACATCTTTTTCATCATTAGAAGTATCATCGTAATCTTCCTCAGAATTATTTCTCTCGTTAATATTAACCTGACTAATAATCTCTTTTATCAAATCTTGCTTATTGTATTTACTAATACCTGCAACCCCTACAGCCTTAGCAATAATCTTCAAATCTTGCAATCTCTTCGATTCTAATACGTCTTTTTCCAATAAATTTCCTCCTAAATACCTTGGTACAAGAAATACAATCCAAATAACATCAATACTGCACCAAGAACTATTTCTATAATTTTAGAAACCTTAGTATATGAATCATTTTGAATAATCTCTTCAACTTTACCCATCAATAAAGCAGACATAAATACTAAAAAGCAATTACCAATACCATAAAATATGAACAAAACAATAGAAAATAAAATATTTCTAGTGTTAGCCGCTATAGCCATTAATGAAACCAAAACAGGTGTTGAACATGGAGATGCGAACACCGCTTGAATAACACCAGCTATGAATGCTCCCAAAAGTCCAGTTTTGGTAATCTTACTGGACTTATTGAGACTAATAATCTTGATAACATGCCAATTTTGAAACGCCATAAGAATTAAAAGTATTCCAATAACGATATAAAATACTCTACTAAATTGATTTAAAATTTTACCAACCAAGGCAGCCGTCAATCCAAAAATTGTGAAAACTAAAATGCTACCTAAACTGAAA
This Finegoldia magna ATCC 53516 DNA region includes the following protein-coding sequences:
- a CDS encoding cytochrome c biogenesis CcdA family protein, with protein sequence MDSLLEFLSKLVKDYVYLAPIISLIAGILTSFLPCSLPMIPIIIGYLSGNNYDKKKSFKVALVFSLGSILVFTIFGLTAALVGKILNQFSRVFYIVIGILLILMAFQNWHVIKIISLNKSSKITKTGLLGAFIAGVIQAVFASPCSTPVLVSLMAIAANTRNILFSIVLFIFYGIGNCFLVFMSALLMGKVEEIIQNDSYTKVSKIIEIVLGAVLMLFGLYFLYQGI